The candidate division KSB1 bacterium nucleotide sequence AGACGGCCTGGAAGCACTCAGGATTATCATACAAGGCAAGCAAGTACCCAACCTGATTCTGCTGGACCTGATGATGCCCTGCTTAACCGGTGTTGAGTTCCTAAGCGTCGTGCGCGGCAGACCCGAGTTCGACCAGATCCCGATTGTCGTGTGTACCGCGATTGCTGAGACCCATGAAATCAAAGGGAAAATAGGCAATCAGATCCAGGGTTACCTGGTTAAGCCGATTAGCCGGGCAAAGCTGTTAGAAAAAATCCTCGATGCCCTGCATCCGGTTACCGTCAGAGTCGATTACAAGTATTGACATCTTAGGGGCCGCTTTTGCTGGCTATGACACTTAATTCATTCTCCTTTCATTCCCCCGACGCACCAGCCGGGGTTTATTTTTTTCCAAAAGGAAACTTTACAATGATTCGAATTAATGGTCAGC carries:
- a CDS encoding response regulator, whose protein sequence is DGLEALRIIIQGKQVPNLILLDLMMPCLTGVEFLSVVRGRPEFDQIPIVVCTAIAETHEIKGKIGNQIQGYLVKPISRAKLLEKILDALHPVTVRVDYKY